Proteins co-encoded in one Christiangramia fulva genomic window:
- a CDS encoding DUF1028 domain-containing protein codes for MKKLLIFALALCPHFINSQKADPEKGAFAHTFSIVARDTITGEMAVGVQSHWFSVGALVPWGRAGVGVVATQSFVNPAYGPEGLNLMAEGIPAGEALSRLVEKDEGRAYRQVAFLDANGGVSAYTGDKCVEYAEDLTGKNFSVQANMMLTDKVVPAMAEAFMRYSDYPLAERVMEVLKAAQKAGGDIRGKQSAALIVVGPEKTSKLWEDKKIDLRVDDHKNPIQELERLLKVERAYEHMNNGDLAVEAGNTQKALEEYGAAEKMFPDNLEMKFWKAVAMANSGMLEEAKTVFQKIFEKDENWKEMLKRLPASGLLNLSPEEIKSITNE; via the coding sequence ATGAAGAAACTACTAATCTTTGCCCTTGCTCTTTGTCCGCATTTTATTAATTCACAGAAGGCAGATCCCGAAAAAGGGGCTTTTGCGCATACTTTTTCTATTGTAGCCCGAGATACCATTACCGGTGAAATGGCCGTTGGAGTTCAAAGCCACTGGTTCTCGGTTGGCGCACTGGTCCCCTGGGGAAGAGCGGGCGTGGGTGTGGTTGCCACTCAGTCATTCGTAAATCCTGCATATGGTCCGGAAGGATTAAATTTAATGGCTGAAGGAATTCCAGCCGGAGAAGCTCTCTCCCGACTTGTGGAAAAAGATGAAGGACGGGCATACAGGCAGGTTGCTTTTCTCGATGCCAATGGAGGAGTTTCAGCTTATACCGGAGATAAATGTGTGGAATATGCCGAAGATCTCACCGGAAAAAACTTTTCGGTGCAGGCCAATATGATGCTTACCGATAAAGTGGTACCGGCGATGGCAGAAGCTTTTATGAGGTATTCTGATTATCCCCTGGCCGAAAGAGTGATGGAAGTCCTTAAGGCCGCGCAGAAAGCCGGAGGCGATATCCGCGGAAAACAATCGGCTGCACTTATCGTGGTTGGCCCCGAAAAAACCAGTAAGCTTTGGGAAGATAAAAAAATCGACCTAAGGGTTGACGACCATAAAAATCCTATTCAGGAACTGGAGAGATTGCTGAAAGTGGAAAGAGCCTACGAGCATATGAATAATGGTGATCTCGCCGTGGAAGCCGGAAATACCCAAAAAGCACTTGAGGAATACGGTGCGGCAGAGAAAATGTTCCCCGATAACCTGGAAATGAAATTCTGGAAAGCAGTCGCAATGGCCAATAGCGGGATGCTTGAAGAAGCAAAAACTGTTTTTCAGAAGATCTTCGAAAAAGATGAAAACTGGAAGGAAATGTTGAAAAGGCTTCCTGCCTCCGGACTCTTAAATTTAAGCCCGGAAGAAATTAAAAGTATCACAAATGA